Genomic window (Bacillus sp. (in: firmicutes)):
TGTATTTTATTTTGTTGCTAAAAACCACCTCCCAAAATAGGGCGAGGTGGTTTTTTGTACGTCAAAAAAGAGTATTTGCAATGTGACGCTCTCGGGTGAAAAAGATAGGAGGAGAAAAATTGGGGAAGTTTTTAAGAATGTCGGTTCTAGCAATCGTGTTGTTTGCACAATTGCTAACTGGGGTAAATGTGGGGGTTTCGGCGGAGGCAACGAACGATGAAGTTAATAATATAACAGCTTTATCGTTGTTAACTGCTGCGGAAAAAGTGGAGATTGAAGAATCTTCGTGGGGTCCAATGATAACAGCGATTAATGGATTGAAAGCTGCTCCACCTTATTTTTGGGCCTTTTATGTAAATAATGATGAGGCATCTGTAGGCGCAGGAGATTATATACCAGAAGTTGGAGACCAGCTCTCGTTTCGATATACATCATGGGAAGATACTTCAAACACATATACGACCGAAGAAACTATAAAAGTTGTAGGGCTATCATCTAATTCAACTGCTTTATCACTTCTGCAAGAAGCGGAAACCATAGAGGTAGAGGAATCACAATGGGGCCCCATGATTAAAGCAATCAATGGCCTCAGAGAAGCAGGCACATACTACTGGGCCTTTTATGTGAATGGAGCGGAGGCATCTGTAGGAGCGCATTCCTATAAACCAAAAGCTGGTGATGCACTGACCTTTAAATATACATCATGGGCGGGAGAGCCAGATAAGGTACAGCCAAGTAGTAAAATTACAATCGCTGCCTTACCTATTGGGGAACCCCCTTTAAATGAGGGGACTAAGCCGAATATTCAGTGTAACCAATTACCGGAAGGGACACCTATAGAAAAAGCCGTTAAATGGGTTCAATGCAATAACAATACTCCAACTTTGGAAGAAGTATTAGCATTTAGACAAATAGGGCAGCCTGTTCCTAAATCCTATATAGAAAACATTGAAAAAAGTGTTAATGCTACTAGTGGTAACTTTACTAGTGTCACCGACCTTGAAAAAGCTGCGCTTGGTCTAATACTTAGTGATAAAGACCCTACTAATTTCAATGGAATTAATGTAATAGAAAAGATCTATAACAATAAAAATTTGACCATGCAGGGAATAAATGGAGTTATATATGGGTTAATCACGTTAGACAGTAAAAACTTCCCTGTCCCAAGTAATGCTGAATGGACTAGGGAAAAATTAATTAAACACATTATAAACAATCAATTAAGTAGTGGCGGATGGGCATTAAATGGTTCAACAGCAGACATTGATATAACTGCAATGACCCTAAGTAGTTTAGCTAAATATCAAAATCAACAAAATGTAAAAGCAACCATTGATAAAGCAATCCAATTTCTAAAGAATTCACAGCAACAAAGTGGTGGGTTTTTATCTATAAATGGACAAGAAAATAGTCAAAGTTCTGCCCAAGTAATTATTGCCTTATCTACTCTCGGGATTAACCCAGAAGGATTTACAAAGCAAAATAGCAATGTTCATAGTGCCTTGCTTTTGTTTCAAAATAATGATGGTGGATTTTCAAACCTTAATGGTAGAAACTCAGAATTAGTTTCTACTGGTCAGGGATTGCTTGCTCTTATTTCCTATGAGAGATTCGAAAAAGGAAAAAGCTCAGTATATGATTTATCTGCTTTACCTCCTTTAGTTGTAGGGGAAAGGGGAGGAAATGGTAGTGGTGGTTCATTTCCAACACCACCTGGTGATGGAAAAAAACAAACAATTACAATTACAGTCAGAAGCCATCAGTCTACTATTCTATCGACAAGTACAATGGAAGTAAGTTCTGGAACAACTGCTTTAAGTGCCCTACTAGATGCACTTGGAAGTAGAGTTGAAACAAGTGGTTATGGATCAACAGCCTATGTAATTGCGATTGATGCTTTAGCTGAGTTTCAACATGGGCCAACAAGCGGCTGGAAGTATTCAGTAAATGGTTATTTTCCTAGTAGTAGCGCAGGGTCATACAGTTTAAATAATGGTGACAGCCTAGAATGGGTTTATGTTCTAAAGGATGATGAGGCAGCGAAAGAAAAAGCGGCAATGAGTGGAAACGTTCAAAACACCAGACCAGAGGCTGTAAGTATTGCTGTTTTTGATTCATTAGAAAGTATAAAAGCCAATTCGCAAAAGTTAAATGTAATTCTTAATAAAGAACAAAAAATGTTAGCTGGGGAAGCACAAAAATTAAAAGAAGCCTTACAAGCAAATATTGTTAAACTCGAAAAAAGTGTTATTCCAACTGAGGAAACAGTTATTACTGGTCCAACAGTTGATGAAGCTAAAATTATTATTCCAAAAGAAGCTTTAAAAGAGCAAAAAACGATTAAAATAGAAGAACTTGATGCATCTGCAAATAAAGATAGTCAAGTAAAATCTCCGATTTATCAATTTTTTCCAAATGGTATAAAATTTGAAAAGCCAGTCTATATTTCTATTACTATACCGATTGAGAATGATGATTTAGATTATTTTGTGATGGCATGGTTTGATGAAGAAGAAAAACAATGGCTACCAATTCCTACGGTTATTGATGCAAAAACAGGTATCGTTACGGGCATGGTTGATCACTTTACTAAATTTGCGGTAATTTCCAAGTCAGCTGAAAATAAACTTGATATAACTGCTGAAATGAATCAGTTAATCCGCTATCTTCAAGAGGATCAAACACAATCAGAGTGGGAAGACTTCGGATTAGCCCGATTGAATCTAGCTGACAAAAAGGCTGTTATAGCGGGGATTATTAAAAAGTTAACAGAAGCGAACGGAGATTTTCGGAAAATTACTGACTACGAACGCTATGCATTAACTGTCCATGCATTAGACGGTAATCCAACGAGCATAGGCGGCTATGATTTAATTGAAAAAATCTATAATAATGAACGAATGACATTGCAAGGAACGAACGGTTTGATTTTTGCCCTTATTGCATTAGATAGCGGCCATTATCAAGTGCCAAGTAATGCCAAGTGGAATCGAGAAAAAATCTTAGCAGAAATATTGACAAATCAAAATAAAGATGGTGGATTTTCACTTGTGAACGGTGAGGCTTCTGATGTTGATATTACAGCAATGGCGATAAGTAGCTTGGCAAATTATAAAGAAATGGAAAATGTGTCAAGTGCGATTGATAAAGCAATCAATTGGTTAAGCAGTGTACAACAAGGAAGTGGCGGTTTTATTGCCGATGGGGCGGAAAATAGTGAAAGTGCCGCTCAGGTTATCATTGCTTTAACCTCTGTTGGAATTGATCCACAAGGAAGTTTATTTACGAAGGCAAAAGGAAACGTCATTTCAAACCTCCTGTCATACCAAACAAAAGATGGGGGCTTTGCCAATCTTAAAAATGAAGCATCAAACCAAATTGCTTCAGAACAAGCTTTATTGGCATTGATTGCATTGGATCGCTTCAATAATAGTATGGGTTCTATTTATCTATTTACGAACGAGGAAAAAGCGAAAGAAGCCGTGAAAAGTATTCCAGTTTTTGCTGATGAAAAACAAATATCGTCTTATGCCCTCCAATCTATTTATGAGGCTTTTGATAAAGAGATCATGTACGGCGTTGAAAAAGAGCCGTTAAAGTTTGCGCCACTAGAGCCGCTAACACGCGCCCAGTTCACCGCTATTTTAGTAAAGCTATTGGAAGGCGAAGCATATGAACAAAACAATATTATTTTTGAAGATGTAAAACCAGGTCAGTGGTATTACAGTGTTGTGATGAGAGGGCATCAACTTGGAATTATAAGCGGGACATCAGCAACAACATTTAATCCAAATGAGGCGATTACTAGAGAACAAGTTGCAGTAATCCTTGCTAGAGCTTTCCAACTAGTACAAAAACAAGAGGCGTCCAAAACAATCATTTACAAAGATATTGCAAACTTAAGTCAATATAATCAAGTAGCAATTGAAGCGCTGTATGACCATAACCTTATGAAAGGCTATGAAGGTGGTTTATTTAAACCAAACGATTTGGTAACAAGAGAAATGGGAGCAGTGCTTGCAGTCCGTATTGCAGAAAAATTTTAACTATAATAAAAGAGAGTGCCTCCACAATATTGTATTTAGTGGAGGCGGCCCTCTTTTCTGTTGATGAAGGAGGTTTTTGAATTGAATCATATTATAAGATTACTAATTATACTTGTAGTAACAGCAAGTTTTCTTGTTGGCTGTGCTGCAAAAGAGGTCACTAACGAACAGAATAATAAAATTGAAAACGAAATGCAGCAAGATTTGCAAGAACAATTGCCGATATCTGAAAAATCTGCTGATAATGAAGATAGTGGTCAATATGTAAAGGAGGAAACTGGAGAAATAGCTGAAACAACAGAGAAAGCAGTCAGCAAAGATCACAATGAACCTACCACTTCCAAACAGGAGGCTAATGCAGCAAATCAACCAAAAGTGAATCATAATGAAACTACATCAAATGAACCTAAATCAATTGAAAGTAATAAACTTGAAGAAAAAGAAGCTGACCAATCATTAGGTCAGGAGCAATCCGCAGCTATAAATTCAGCTACATTATCAGGCACTGAGCAAAAAATAGAAGAGCAAAAACGAAGTGAAAAGCAAGAAAATGTGGTTTCGATTTTTATTAAAGGTGATGAACAAGCTGGTGTTATTTTGAAATCAACAAAGGTTGCTTTTGAAGCAGGTGATACAGTTTTAGAGCTACTTAAGAAGGTTGCGAAACAAAATCGTATCCAGATGGAGTATAGAGGAAGCGGC
Coding sequences:
- a CDS encoding DUF4430 domain-containing protein, with product MNHIIRLLIILVVTASFLVGCAAKEVTNEQNNKIENEMQQDLQEQLPISEKSADNEDSGQYVKEETGEIAETTEKAVSKDHNEPTTSKQEANAANQPKVNHNETTSNEPKSIESNKLEEKEADQSLGQEQSAAINSATLSGTEQKIEEQKRSEKQENVVSIFIKGDEQAGVILKSTKVAFEAGDTVLELLKKVAKQNRIQMEYRGSGATAYIEGINNLYEFDKGPKSGWMYSINGVYMKKGAGLAKVEQGDKIEWIYTLDLGKDIGANVNE
- a CDS encoding DUF4430 domain-containing protein, whose product is MGKFLRMSVLAIVLFAQLLTGVNVGVSAEATNDEVNNITALSLLTAAEKVEIEESSWGPMITAINGLKAAPPYFWAFYVNNDEASVGAGDYIPEVGDQLSFRYTSWEDTSNTYTTEETIKVVGLSSNSTALSLLQEAETIEVEESQWGPMIKAINGLREAGTYYWAFYVNGAEASVGAHSYKPKAGDALTFKYTSWAGEPDKVQPSSKITIAALPIGEPPLNEGTKPNIQCNQLPEGTPIEKAVKWVQCNNNTPTLEEVLAFRQIGQPVPKSYIENIEKSVNATSGNFTSVTDLEKAALGLILSDKDPTNFNGINVIEKIYNNKNLTMQGINGVIYGLITLDSKNFPVPSNAEWTREKLIKHIINNQLSSGGWALNGSTADIDITAMTLSSLAKYQNQQNVKATIDKAIQFLKNSQQQSGGFLSINGQENSQSSAQVIIALSTLGINPEGFTKQNSNVHSALLLFQNNDGGFSNLNGRNSELVSTGQGLLALISYERFEKGKSSVYDLSALPPLVVGERGGNGSGGSFPTPPGDGKKQTITITVRSHQSTILSTSTMEVSSGTTALSALLDALGSRVETSGYGSTAYVIAIDALAEFQHGPTSGWKYSVNGYFPSSSAGSYSLNNGDSLEWVYVLKDDEAAKEKAAMSGNVQNTRPEAVSIAVFDSLESIKANSQKLNVILNKEQKMLAGEAQKLKEALQANIVKLEKSVIPTEETVITGPTVDEAKIIIPKEALKEQKTIKIEELDASANKDSQVKSPIYQFFPNGIKFEKPVYISITIPIENDDLDYFVMAWFDEEEKQWLPIPTVIDAKTGIVTGMVDHFTKFAVISKSAENKLDITAEMNQLIRYLQEDQTQSEWEDFGLARLNLADKKAVIAGIIKKLTEANGDFRKITDYERYALTVHALDGNPTSIGGYDLIEKIYNNERMTLQGTNGLIFALIALDSGHYQVPSNAKWNREKILAEILTNQNKDGGFSLVNGEASDVDITAMAISSLANYKEMENVSSAIDKAINWLSSVQQGSGGFIADGAENSESAAQVIIALTSVGIDPQGSLFTKAKGNVISNLLSYQTKDGGFANLKNEASNQIASEQALLALIALDRFNNSMGSIYLFTNEEKAKEAVKSIPVFADEKQISSYALQSIYEAFDKEIMYGVEKEPLKFAPLEPLTRAQFTAILVKLLEGEAYEQNNIIFEDVKPGQWYYSVVMRGHQLGIISGTSATTFNPNEAITREQVAVILARAFQLVQKQEASKTIIYKDIANLSQYNQVAIEALYDHNLMKGYEGGLFKPNDLVTREMGAVLAVRIAEKF